In one window of Catellicoccus marimammalium M35/04/3 DNA:
- the rpsP gene encoding 30S ribosomal protein S16 — protein MAVKIRLKRMGSKKKPFYRIVVADSRSPRDGRFIETVGTYNPVADPAQITLKEENIMEWLSKGAQPSDTVRNILSREGIMKKFHEAKQAK, from the coding sequence ATGGCAGTAAAAATTCGTTTAAAACGTATGGGTTCTAAGAAAAAACCTTTCTACCGTATCGTAGTTGCTGATTCACGTTCTCCACGTGATGGACGTTTCATCGAAACTGTAGGAACATACAATCCAGTAGCAGACCCAGCACAAATTACATTAAAAGAAGAAAATATTATGGAATGGTTATCTAAAGGTGCTCAACCATCAGATACAGTTCGTAATATCTTATCTCGTGAAGGCATCATGAAAAAATTCCATGAAGCTAAACAAGCGAAATAA
- a CDS encoding cold-shock protein, giving the protein MYQGIVKWFNNRKGFGFITKEDGEDIFVHYTAICDNGYRSLARGEHVTFEIAEGEHGPQAYQVTKNK; this is encoded by the coding sequence ATGTATCAAGGAATTGTAAAATGGTTTAATAATAGAAAAGGATTTGGTTTTATTACTAAAGAAGATGGTGAGGATATTTTTGTCCATTATACAGCAATTTGTGATAATGGTTATCGTAGTTTAGCTCGAGGAGAACACGTAACTTTTGAAATCGCAGAAGGAGAACATGGACCACAAGCTTATCAAGTAACAAAAAATAAATGA
- the thiT gene encoding energy-coupled thiamine transporter ThiT: MKNKKLVCSIEVVFCAVIAYVLSLIPLQFGIIDISLGMIPMVILGLRRGFIPALSSGLVWGLMKIVIGSAQILSFSQGFIEYILAFTFAGFTGLFYKQFIKGNHPVRVIILSATVGTFARFFWHFIAGFVFWGQYAPKNFPAVLYSLVVNGGSALITAIVACIFCVLIYKLQPKLFSASK; the protein is encoded by the coding sequence ATGAAAAACAAGAAGTTAGTATGTTCAATTGAAGTGGTTTTTTGCGCTGTAATCGCTTATGTCTTGTCTTTAATTCCACTCCAATTTGGTATCATTGATATTTCATTAGGAATGATTCCTATGGTTATTTTAGGATTACGTCGTGGTTTTATTCCTGCTTTAAGTAGTGGATTGGTTTGGGGACTAATGAAAATTGTTATTGGTAGTGCTCAAATCTTATCTTTCAGTCAAGGTTTTATTGAATACATTTTAGCATTTACTTTTGCTGGATTTACTGGTTTATTCTATAAACAATTTATCAAAGGAAATCATCCAGTACGCGTTATTATTTTATCTGCAACCGTTGGTACATTTGCTCGTTTCTTCTGGCATTTCATCGCAGGATTTGTTTTCTGGGGACAATATGCGCCTAAAAACTTCCCTGCCGTACTATATTCTTTAGTTGTAAATGGTGGAAGTGCTTTAATTACAGCTATTGTTGCTTGCATCTTCTGTGTTTTAATTTATAAATTACAACCAAAATTATTCTCAGCAAGCAAATAA